The Streptomyces luteogriseus genome includes a window with the following:
- the glnA gene encoding type I glutamate--ammonia ligase translates to MDKQQEFVLRTLEERDIRFVRLWFTDVLGFLKSVAVAPAELEQAFDEGIGFDGSAIEGFARVYESDMIAKPDPSTFQILPWRAEAPGTARMFCDILMPDGSPSFADPRYVLKRALARTSDLGFTFYTHPEIEFFLLKDRPLDGSRPTPADNSGYFDHTPTNVGMDFRRQAITMLESMGISVEFSHHEGAPGQQEIDLRYADALSTADNIMTFRLVMKQVALEQGVHATFMPKPFSEHPGSGMHTHLSLFEGDRNAFYESGSEYQLSKVGRSFIAGLLRHAAEISAVTNQWVNSYKRIWGGAERTAGAGGEAPSYICWGHNNRSALVRVPMYKPGKTGSARVEVRSLDSGANPYLAYALLLAAGLKGIEEGYELPPGAEDDVWALSDAERRAMGIEPLPQNLGEALTLMERSDLVAETLGEHVFDFFLRNKRQEWEEYRSEVTAFELRKNLPAL, encoded by the coding sequence ATGGACAAGCAGCAGGAGTTCGTGCTCCGGACGTTGGAGGAGCGCGACATCCGGTTCGTACGCCTGTGGTTCACGGACGTGCTGGGCTTCCTCAAGTCGGTCGCCGTGGCCCCGGCCGAGCTGGAGCAGGCCTTCGACGAGGGCATCGGCTTCGACGGCTCCGCGATCGAGGGCTTCGCCCGGGTCTACGAGTCCGACATGATCGCCAAGCCGGACCCGTCGACCTTCCAGATCCTGCCCTGGCGGGCGGAGGCCCCGGGCACCGCCCGGATGTTCTGCGACATCCTCATGCCGGACGGCTCCCCGTCCTTCGCCGACCCGCGCTACGTGCTCAAGCGGGCCCTCGCCCGCACCTCCGACCTGGGGTTCACCTTCTACACCCACCCGGAGATCGAGTTCTTCCTGCTGAAGGACCGGCCGCTGGACGGCAGCCGTCCGACGCCCGCCGACAACTCCGGCTACTTCGACCACACCCCGACCAACGTCGGTATGGACTTCCGCCGCCAGGCGATCACCATGCTGGAGTCGATGGGCATCTCGGTCGAGTTCTCCCACCACGAGGGCGCCCCAGGCCAGCAGGAGATCGACCTCCGCTACGCTGACGCGCTCTCCACGGCCGACAACATCATGACGTTCCGCCTCGTCATGAAGCAGGTGGCCCTGGAGCAGGGCGTGCACGCCACGTTCATGCCGAAGCCGTTCTCCGAGCACCCGGGCAGCGGCATGCACACGCACCTGTCGCTCTTCGAGGGCGACCGCAACGCGTTCTACGAGTCGGGCTCGGAGTACCAGCTCTCCAAGGTGGGCCGCTCCTTCATCGCGGGCCTGCTGCGGCACGCGGCGGAGATCTCCGCGGTCACCAACCAGTGGGTCAACTCCTACAAGCGCATCTGGGGCGGCGCGGAGCGCACCGCGGGAGCGGGCGGCGAGGCCCCCTCGTACATCTGCTGGGGCCACAACAACCGCTCGGCGCTGGTCCGCGTCCCCATGTACAAGCCCGGCAAGACGGGCTCGGCCCGCGTCGAGGTCCGCTCCCTCGACTCCGGCGCCAACCCCTACCTCGCCTACGCGCTGCTGCTGGCCGCCGGCCTCAAGGGCATCGAGGAGGGCTACGAGCTCCCGCCGGGCGCCGAGGACGACGTCTGGGCCCTCTCCGACGCGGAGCGCCGCGCGATGGGCATCGAGCCGCTTCCCCAGAACCTGGGCGAGGCCCTGACCCTCATGGAACGCAGCGACCTCGTCGCCGAGACCCTCGGCGAGCACGTCTTCGACTTCTTCCTGCGCAACAAGCGCCAGGAGTGGGAGGAGTACCGCTCGGAGGTCACGGCGTTCGAGCTGCGGAAGAACCTTCCGGCGCTGTAG
- a CDS encoding glyoxalase, whose translation MTSIASVTLEVADPPAADRFYSAAFGLGDRLRLRASEEPTSGFRGFTLSLVVSQPADVDALLDAAVRAGATTLKPAAKSLWGYGGVVQAPDGTIWQLASSSKKNTGPATRQVDEVVLLLGVEDVKASKQFYVEHGLAVGKSFGSKYVEFAADGPVKLALYKRRGLAKVAGVSPDGTGSHRLVIGSDAGPFTDPDGFAWTTASESASV comes from the coding sequence ATGACTTCCATCGCATCCGTCACCCTCGAGGTGGCCGACCCCCCAGCCGCCGACCGCTTCTACTCCGCCGCCTTCGGTCTGGGCGACCGGCTGCGCCTGCGGGCGTCGGAGGAACCGACCTCCGGCTTCCGCGGGTTCACGCTGTCGCTCGTGGTCTCCCAGCCGGCCGATGTGGACGCCCTCCTCGACGCGGCCGTGCGGGCCGGCGCGACGACGCTGAAGCCCGCCGCGAAGTCGCTCTGGGGCTACGGGGGCGTCGTCCAGGCCCCCGACGGGACGATCTGGCAGCTCGCGTCGTCGTCGAAGAAGAACACCGGCCCGGCGACCCGGCAGGTCGACGAGGTCGTCCTGCTGCTCGGCGTCGAGGACGTGAAGGCCAGCAAGCAGTTCTACGTCGAGCACGGCCTGGCCGTGGGCAAGAGCTTCGGCAGCAAGTACGTCGAGTTCGCCGCCGACGGCCCCGTCAAACTGGCCCTGTACAAGCGCCGAGGCCTCGCCAAGGTCGCCGGAGTCTCCCCCGACGGCACCGGCTCCCACCGCCTCGTCATCGGCAGCGACGCCGGGCCGTTCACCGACCCGGACGGATTCGCGTGGACGACGGCGTCGGAGAGCGCGTCGGTGTGA
- a CDS encoding VOC family protein: MDITLEVIPLPVSDVDRARDFYRDKVGFHVDIDQEVMPGMRIVQLTPPGSGCSIALGESIWQMTPGPTPAPGSYQGLQLCVADIKAAHAELVARGLDVSEPVQYSPDDGATFMHFQDPDGNGWAVQEYRRRATEPLHQLLADLKRKQA, translated from the coding sequence ATGGACATCACCCTCGAAGTCATCCCGCTGCCCGTGTCCGACGTCGACCGTGCCCGGGACTTCTACCGGGACAAGGTCGGCTTCCACGTGGACATCGACCAGGAGGTCATGCCCGGGATGCGGATCGTCCAGCTGACCCCTCCGGGTTCCGGCTGTTCGATCGCGCTGGGCGAGTCGATCTGGCAGATGACCCCCGGCCCGACCCCGGCCCCGGGCTCCTACCAGGGCCTGCAGCTCTGCGTCGCCGACATCAAGGCGGCCCACGCGGAGCTGGTGGCCCGCGGCCTCGACGTCTCGGAGCCCGTCCAGTACTCCCCGGACGACGGCGCCACGTTCATGCACTTCCAGGACCCGGACGGCAACGGGTGGGCGGTCCAGGAGTACCGGCGCAGGGCCACCGAGCCACTGCACCAGCTGCTGGCGGACCTGAAGCGGAAGCAGGCCTGA